The genomic interval AATGAAAGGGAGCATAATAAGTATAGAAATAGTAAAAATACCCGGCCACCGACGACATAAACACAATAGCTGTAAAAATAAATGTTCCCCGTATACCCAGTAAGCGGCTTAATGTCATATCCCCACGACGGGCATCTTCGGCATGCTGGTATACCTGCGTCATCGGATACGAACCCATCAGTAGAAAAGTAGTTAGCCCGGCAGGAATCAGTATTCTCGCTTGAAAAAGTTCTTCTACCGGGGTTTGATTGATTCCCTGGTATACCATTAAAAAAGTGAAAGCGCCCTGAAAGGTTCCAGCCAGAAACCAGCTGAGAATAGCATATTTTTTCAGCCGGATGCGTTCGTCGCTGTAAGCTTTGGAAACCAGGCCGTAGATAAACAATCCCAATACAAACCATCCTCCCAGAAAAATTCCGAGTAACATAGCTATTCCATCCAGCAGCAGGGATACGTATAATAGTTCTTTGCTTACCGGCGGTGGGTCTTCCAGTCCGCCGATACTTTCTTCGTCTTTGTCATAATAGCTGTTATAGCCATTGCTTGCCGGATATAATAAAAAGTGAACGATAAAAAAAGCCAGTAGTACCCGCCATAGTTCAGGTTGAGGTGAAATGCTCCAGGCAAATAAAAATACCGGCATCAGGTAGAAGAAAAAAGGAATACGCAGGTGCAGCAAAGTAGACCGCTGAATCATAACCGGTAGAACTGAAGATTGTGTTCACAAGCTATAAAAATTACGCATACACTGTAGTTAGGATTTGAATAATTTGTATAGAAATCCTTGCCAGCTTCGAAATGCCATCTTGGATGATAGAACATTTTCTGAAAAGCTCAACAGGAATGAGTACATTGTGTTTCATTCTGTTTGCTTATTATGAGTGGCAGAAAAGAATCTAAAATCCCAGTTACAAACCAACCTGCAAACGTATGACGCTACCTGTACAAATCATTGTCGGACTTGTTGCCCTGGAACATATTTACATTTTATGGCTTGAAATGTTTGCCTGGACAAGCCGGGGTAAAAAGGTATTTAAGAGCTTTCCAGAACATTTATTTGAACCTACCAAAGCTTTGGCGGCCAATCAAGGCTTGTATAATGGATTTCTGGCGGCCGGATTGATCTGGTCATTACTCATTGAAGAGGCCAGCTGGTCGCAGAATATTGCAGTGTTTTTTCTTTCCTGTGTGGCAGTTGCAGCCATTTACGGAGGTTTAACCGCCGACAGGAAAATTTTTATTATCCAGGGATTATTACCGGTACTTGGCCTGTTGTGGATTGCATTCGCATAAATTGCTGAAGCTATTCGCTTATAAATGTATAATGCCTTTCTGTATTATCAGCTCATTTCAAACATAATTTTCTGGCACTTTTTCTATATTTGCCAGGCAAACCCCTATATGTATGAACTCCTGGATCTCATCCTGGCAACAGTTTTTACTGGAACATCCTCCCTTACAGATTAAATACCCATCTGAACCTTTACAGATTCCAAAAGTTTCCAGCGACGAACTCGCCAGCAATGAGCTTTTCTGGCAGGAAGTAAAAAACCGGTATCCACAACCAGATAGATATATCAACCTTAATAGCGGAGCTGTCAGTTCTTCTCCCCACATTGTAGAAAAGGCATTTACAGGGTATTATACCCTGGCCAACCGGATTCCCAGCTATTACATTTTCAGGTATATGGAACAAGGCCGGGAGTTGATCCGGCAGGGTCTGGCTGGTCTGATTAACAGTTCACCGGAAGAAGTGACCATTCTTAGAAATACGACGGAAGCCCTCAATAACCTGATATTTGGCATACAACTGGAAGCTGGCGATGAAGTAGTTGCCTGCAAACAGGATTATTCTAAAGCCATATCTTCCTGGAAACAGCGTGAGTTGCGTGACCATATCAAAACCAAGTGGATCAGTCTGGATGGTCCGGCAGAAACCGATGAGGAGATCATTGCTAAATTTGTAGGTGCCTTTACTGAAAAAACTAAAGTCCTGCATCTTACTCATGTTATCAACTGGAACGGGCAGATATTGCCGGTAAAAAAACTTATTCAGGAGGCAAAAAAACGCAACATTGCTGTCTTGCTTGATGCGGCCCATAGTTTTGGCCTGCTGGAAACAGATGTAAAAGCACTGGGCTGCGATTATTTTGTAACCGCCTTGCATAAATGGCTGTCTGGCCCGATCCCTTCAGCACTGATGTATATTCAAAAAGACAAGATACATGATGTGTGGCCGCTTGCCTCCAGCACGACACCTGCCTCTGATAACATACGTAAGTTTGAGGAATTGAGTATTCAACTCATGCCGGCCATAATCGCACTGGGATTTGCCATAGAATTTTACCTGCAACT from Rhodocytophaga rosea carries:
- a CDS encoding UbiA family prenyltransferase; its protein translation is MIQRSTLLHLRIPFFFYLMPVFLFAWSISPQPELWRVLLAFFIVHFLLYPASNGYNSYYDKDEESIGGLEDPPPVSKELLYVSLLLDGIAMLLGIFLGGWFVLGLFIYGLVSKAYSDERIRLKKYAILSWFLAGTFQGAFTFLMVYQGINQTPVEELFQARILIPAGLTTFLLMGSYPMTQVYQHAEDARRGDMTLSRLLGIRGTFIFTAIVFMSSVAGYFYYFYTYYAPFHFLLFVVCLSPGLVFFLLWFYRVLKNNSAANFRSTMRLNQLTATGMNAFFVLFWVLIH
- a CDS encoding DUF1304 domain-containing protein encodes the protein MTLPVQIIVGLVALEHIYILWLEMFAWTSRGKKVFKSFPEHLFEPTKALAANQGLYNGFLAAGLIWSLLIEEASWSQNIAVFFLSCVAVAAIYGGLTADRKIFIIQGLLPVLGLLWIAFA
- a CDS encoding aminotransferase class V-fold PLP-dependent enzyme, whose translation is MNSWISSWQQFLLEHPPLQIKYPSEPLQIPKVSSDELASNELFWQEVKNRYPQPDRYINLNSGAVSSSPHIVEKAFTGYYTLANRIPSYYIFRYMEQGRELIRQGLAGLINSSPEEVTILRNTTEALNNLIFGIQLEAGDEVVACKQDYSKAISSWKQRELRDHIKTKWISLDGPAETDEEIIAKFVGAFTEKTKVLHLTHVINWNGQILPVKKLIQEAKKRNIAVLLDAAHSFGLLETDVKALGCDYFVTALHKWLSGPIPSALMYIQKDKIHDVWPLASSTTPASDNIRKFEELSIQLMPAIIALGFAIEFYLQLGRNNKEQRLRYLRNYWVSQLQELNSFHFHTPIQAEERCCVIVNIALNGWEPVALDKHLLEQYNIHVTAVTWENMQGIRVTPNVYTTLEELQLMVHALQQTSRERS